Part of the Novosphingobium sp. KA1 genome is shown below.
AACCTCAAGAAAGTGCTCAAGCGATCGGCCGAGTTCGGCGAGCGCATGTTCCGCCACTTGCGCAGCATCGGCGTCGAGCAGGGCGACACGGTGATGCTGATCGACCTTGGCTACAACGGTTCGGTGCAGAACGCGGCCGAGGCGCGGCTGCGCAAGGGCATGAAGCTCGATGTCGCCGGCCGCTACATGCTGCTGCGCGAGACGACGCCGTCGGGGCTCGACAAGAAGGGCTACTTCGACACCCGCAACTACGACTACAACGTGCTTTCGACGGTGTTCAACTCGATCTCGGTGATCGAGCAGTTCAGCACCATGTCGGTCGGTTCGGCGCTCGACTACGCGGCGGACGGCACCCCGGTGCGCGAGGCCGCTTCGGTCCCCGCCGCCCAGAGCGACTGCCGCGAGCGCGGGCAGGCGGCCTGCGTCGACTTCATTCGCGGTGTCGGCACCGGCTTTGTCCGGCCGCCGCGCTCCGACGATAGCGACAGCCGCCGCCGTGCCGCCATGGGGGTGATGAGCCGCCTGTTGCTGATGCCGGTCGAGGCGGAAGTCGAGATGCTCAAGACCTTCAGTCACGACGCGAACTTCGGCGTCGACGACATGCTGGAGATGTCGAACCTCGAGGCGGCGCAGAAGAGCATCCGGCGCCGCGGCTTCTTCTACATGCGCAATGCCCAGCGCATGTACCTGCCGGGCGAACTCCAGCAGTTCGGCCTGCCGCTCAATCTCTCGGTCTTCGGCATCCGCCGTTTCAACCTCGAACTCGCCAAGGGCGATGTCGACATCGATGCGCTGCAACTGCCGATCCAGGTCTACGGCGGCGGTGAAAGCGCGGCCAAGACGGTCGGCGCCCACCGCACCGCCGACGGGTTCTTCCGCGCCATCGTGCCGGTGGGCATGGGCCAGTTCTCGATCGGCCTGTTCCTGGGCCGCCTGTTCCAGTTCGTGCAGTTCGAGGAGATCAGCTTGCAGCCTGCCAACAGCCTTACGGCGGAAGAGGCCACGCCGGTGGCCACGGTTACCGACGGCATGGAGGAAGTGGCCCCGGGGCTCTACCGGATCGCGGCGCCGGAAGGTTTCATGATCGTGCCTGCCGTGCCGAGCCAGGAGCAGATGCTGCTCAACCTCGTGTTCCGCCCGATCGTCACCCGCGCCGAGGCGCAGGCGGTGGAGACCCGCCAGGTCGCGTGACCTGGTGCGTTTTCCAATCAGTTGGAATCACTTGATGAATCGGAAACTGCTTGTCTTATGACATTACCGTCCGTTTGGGCCATGCTGGATTGCCCGGACCGGGGTGGCCACCCCGGTCCGGGCGGAAGGGGACGGATCGCGAAACCGCCGGTCGTTAAGGGACCGGGTTAGAGTAGGATCGCCCCTTTCTTTTCCATCAGGCCCGAACGGATACCGGGGTTTTGGACCCGGATGACAAGCATGGGACAGCGGAAAAGATGAGCGACAATCTACCACAGACAATCGGCATCGACATCTCCAAAGCGAGCCTCGATTGCCATGCCTACCCCGTCGGCGCCGAGCGCCAGTTTGCCAATACCGCCAAGGGGCACAAGGCGCTGATCGCCTGGCTGCGACAATGGCCGATCGAACGGATCGCCTACGAGGCAACCGGAACCTATCATCGCGCACTGGAGGCGGCGCTGACCAACTGGCCTTGTGTGAAGCTCAACCCTGAACGGGCCCGGCGCTTCGCCCAGGCGACTGGCACATTGGCCAAGACTGATCGCATTGACGCCATCCTGCTGGCTCGTATGGCCGCAACCTTGCAGCCAGCGGTCAGACCCGCTCGAAGCGCACAGCAGACCCAAATGGCGGAACTCATCAATGCCCGAGACGGCTTGGTTCGTGATCGCACCGCGCTCAAAAATCGTGAGAAAAATCTCACCATCGCGTTTCTCAAGCGCCAGTGTCGCCAGCGGCTCGAACAGATCGATCGACATATCGCGGCCCTCGACGCCGAGATCTCCAACCTGATCGCCGCCGATGCCGTACTCGCTCGTCGACACCAGATACTGACCAGCATCGCGGGTGTGGGAACGCTGACCGCCAACCAGCTCATCGCCACCATGCCCGAACTCGGCAGCCTTGAGAACAAGCAGGCCGCGTCCCTTGCCGGCCTTGCACCGATCGCGCGGCAATCCGGACAATGGAAAGGCAAAAGCTTCATCCGCGGCGGACGTGCCAACGTGAGGCAGGCCCTCTATATGCCGGCCCTCGTCGCCGCCCGATACAACCCTGATCTCAAGGCAAAATACCAACAACTCGTCACCGCAGGAAAGCCCGCCAAAATCGCCATCACCGCCGTCATGCGAAAACTCGTCGTGACCGCAAACGCTTTGCTCAAAGCCGATAGATGCTGGGCGCAATCTCAGGCTTGATCATCACGGATACTCTAAGGAGAGTTTGTTTGAAAAATGCCCGAATGGGCATTTTTAGCGCGGCACCAGCCCACTCCCCCACCCGACCACCCAACGAATGTACCCTAGTGGGTGGTCGGGTGGGGGAGTGGGCTGGTGCCGCCTAAATCCGCCCTCGGCGGATTTTCAGACAAACCAGGAAAAAGGCCCGCGATGCGCAGAGCATCGCGGGCCTTTCGTTATTCCGGGGTACTGCCGCCTCGTGGCATCACTCGCCGCAGGGGCGGGTCGCCTTGCAGGTCTCGACCCACTGGATCACGTCTTCGCGGCGCTTGCCCGAGAGCGGCATGCGCGGCATGCGCACGCGCTCGGTGCCGCGGCCCATGATCGTTTCGGCCAGCTTGATCGACTGCACGAGGTCATGCTCGGCATCGAGGTGGAGCAGCGGCATGAACCAGCGGTAGATCGCGCGGGCTTCCTCGATGTTGCCTTCGTTGAAGGCGGCGATCAGGCGCACCGATTCACGCGGGAAGGCGCTGGTGAGGCCCGAAACCCAGCCGCTGGCGCCCAGCATCATGCCTTCGAGGGCGACGTCGTCGAGACCGGCCATGACCGAGTAGCGATCACCGAAGCGGTTGATGAGGTCGGTGAAGCGGCGGGTATCGGGCGCGCTTTCCTTGACCGCGACGATGTTCGGCACGTCGGCCAGCGCTTCCAGTGCCTCGGCGCTGACGTTGACGCGATAGGCCGGCGGGTTGTTGTAGAGCATGATCGGCAGCGAGGTCGCCTCGGCGACGGTGCGGAAGTGGGTGACCAGTTCCTCGGTGGTGGGCACGTAGACCATCGCCGGCAGCAGCATCAGCGCGTCGACACCGATCTTCTCGGCATCCTTGGCATAGGCGACTGCGCGTTCGGTGGTGAACTCGGAAACGCCTGCCACCAGCGGCACGCGGGCGCCGACGGCTTCCACCGCACCGGCGAGGATCTTGCGCTTCTCGTCGGCTTCCAGCGAGTTGTTCTCGCCGCAGGTGCCGAGCAGGATCAGGCCGTCGACGCCGTCGTCGACCAGCGCGGTCTGCACGGCCTGGGTGGCATCGGCATCGACCGAGTAGTCCGGCGCAAACTGGGTGGTTGCTGCGGGGTAGACCCCGGTCCAGAGCGTCTTGGTCGAAGGCATCGTCGGGTGTTCCTGAAAATTGACTGGAACATTCGTATACGATATATGATAGGCCTAAGCAATGGCTTTCTGGGAGCCCCCGGAAATGCTAGCGCTCCCCATCTATCTGGACAGGAGTTGACGGTGACACAGGGTAATGCAGCCGGAGGTATCGGCGGGTCGAATGCGGCCGAGCAACTGGCGCAGATCCGCCCCTGGGCCGATCCCGCGCCGGCGATCACGCTGGACGAGCGCATGGCCCGCATCGACAAGGCTCGTCGCCTCACGCGCGACATCGGCGCCGAGGCGCTGCTCGTGACGGCGGGCGCCAGCCTCAACTATTTTGCCGGGCTCGCCTGGAGCGAATCCGAGCGTCTGGTGGCGTTGCTGCTGCCGGTGGACGGCGCGCCGATCCTGATCGCGCCGCGCTTCGAACTGGGCACGCTGGAAGCAGGGTTGCTGATCGAGGCCGACTTCCGCCTCTGGGAGGAGGATGAAAGCCCCACCGCGCTGCTCGCCGCGGCGCTGCGCGAAAAGGGCGTCTCGCGCCTCGCGATCGATCCGGCGATAAGCTACCTGTTTGTCGACCGCATCGCCCGGGACGCGCCGTCGGCCACGCTCGTCTCCGGCGCGCCGGTGATCGATGGGTGCCGCATGGTCAAGTCGGCCGCCGAACTGGCGCTGATGCAGCAGGCCAAGTCGATGACGCTGGAAGTGCACCGCCGCGCCGCCAGCATCCTGCGGCCCGGCATCCGCGCCAGCGAAGTCGCCCGGTTCATCGACGAAGCCCACCGCGCGATCGGTGCCCCCGGCGGCAATGCCTTCGTGATCGTCCAGTTCGGCCTCGCCAGCGCCTATCCGCATGGCCTGCCCGGCGACCGCGAACTGCAGGAAGGCGAGATCGTGCTGATCGATACCGGCTGCCGTGTTGCCGGTTATCACTCGGACATCACCCGTACTTACGTCTTTGGTGAGGCCAACGACGAGCAGCGGGCGATCTGGGAACTCGAACGCACCGCGCAGCAGGCCGCCTTCGACGCCGTCGAGCCGGGCAAGCCCTGCGAACTGGTCGACTACGCCGCGCGTGCGGTGCTGGAGAAGGCCGGGCTGGGGCCGGACTACAAGCTGCCCGGCCTGCCGCATCGCACCGGCCACGGCATCGGGCTGTCGATCCACGAACCGGCCTATCTGGTGCGGGGCGACAAGACGCCGCTGGCACCGGGCATGTGCTTCTCGAACGAGCCGATGATCGTCATTCCCGATCGTTTCGGGGTGCGTCTGGAGGATCACTTCTATGTGACCGACAGCGGCGCGAAGTGGTTTACCGAGCCGCAGCCGTCGATCGATAAGCCGTTCGGCTGAACGGAACGCGGCCAATCAACCAGGCAATCTTGTCATCTCCGCGCAGGCGGGGATCCCGCTGTTCTTCCGGCCTTTCTGCCTCAGGGCAAGAAAGCGGGGCCCCCGCCTGCGCGGGGGCGACGGAGTGAGTTGGTATGGGGCGGCCCGGCGTTGGATTTAGCAATCGGGTTTCGGCCGAAGGCCATTCTCTTCTCGCTGCGGCAAGTGGGCGCACAACGCTGCTGGCCCGCGTGACCTAGACGGTCTTGGGGGTGCAGGGGGGCTATGCTCCCCTGCTTTAATCTCTTAAAATATCAAGAATAAACGGAGGGGGCGGCTGTTGCCACCCCCTCCTCGCGACCCGTGGGCTCGTCGGATCCGGCGGGCGATCTTTGCCGCCCGTCTCGCGATCGTCAGGACTCCTCGTCGGGATAGGGACCCTTGCCGCCTTCGGCGATGAACTGGTCGATGCGG
Proteins encoded:
- a CDS encoding IS110 family transposase; the encoded protein is MSDNLPQTIGIDISKASLDCHAYPVGAERQFANTAKGHKALIAWLRQWPIERIAYEATGTYHRALEAALTNWPCVKLNPERARRFAQATGTLAKTDRIDAILLARMAATLQPAVRPARSAQQTQMAELINARDGLVRDRTALKNREKNLTIAFLKRQCRQRLEQIDRHIAALDAEISNLIAADAVLARRHQILTSIAGVGTLTANQLIATMPELGSLENKQAASLAGLAPIARQSGQWKGKSFIRGGRANVRQALYMPALVAARYNPDLKAKYQQLVTAGKPAKIAITAVMRKLVVTANALLKADRCWAQSQA
- a CDS encoding dihydrodipicolinate synthase family protein, with amino-acid sequence MPSTKTLWTGVYPAATTQFAPDYSVDADATQAVQTALVDDGVDGLILLGTCGENNSLEADEKRKILAGAVEAVGARVPLVAGVSEFTTERAVAYAKDAEKIGVDALMLLPAMVYVPTTEELVTHFRTVAEATSLPIMLYNNPPAYRVNVSAEALEALADVPNIVAVKESAPDTRRFTDLINRFGDRYSVMAGLDDVALEGMMLGASGWVSGLTSAFPRESVRLIAAFNEGNIEEARAIYRWFMPLLHLDAEHDLVQSIKLAETIMGRGTERVRMPRMPLSGKRREDVIQWVETCKATRPCGE
- a CDS encoding M24 family metallopeptidase; amino-acid sequence: MTVTQGNAAGGIGGSNAAEQLAQIRPWADPAPAITLDERMARIDKARRLTRDIGAEALLVTAGASLNYFAGLAWSESERLVALLLPVDGAPILIAPRFELGTLEAGLLIEADFRLWEEDESPTALLAAALREKGVSRLAIDPAISYLFVDRIARDAPSATLVSGAPVIDGCRMVKSAAELALMQQAKSMTLEVHRRAASILRPGIRASEVARFIDEAHRAIGAPGGNAFVIVQFGLASAYPHGLPGDRELQEGEIVLIDTGCRVAGYHSDITRTYVFGEANDEQRAIWELERTAQQAAFDAVEPGKPCELVDYAARAVLEKAGLGPDYKLPGLPHRTGHGIGLSIHEPAYLVRGDKTPLAPGMCFSNEPMIVIPDRFGVRLEDHFYVTDSGAKWFTEPQPSIDKPFG